A genomic stretch from Pempheris klunzingeri isolate RE-2024b chromosome 23, fPemKlu1.hap1, whole genome shotgun sequence includes:
- the LOC139223301 gene encoding cysteinyl leukotriene receptor 2-like, whose product MSAHLVNTPIGSGGGNNSSRDVESLLACFHDDDAFKYRAYTYTYLLLFPVSFVCNIGALVVFFLQSSRRSSASCVVMMNLALSDGSFALTLPLRLAYYFRGGVWDFPDWLCRLCVYGFYVNLYTSILFLTLLSMLRWLAVARPLQHRTLATPTRSLLVCLGVWLFVAVASAPFLTNGVTNRSGFRRCFEPSSPSSWGRVLILNYVAFALGFLLPFLTIIVCYSRIVRRLTARSDLQLHGSSPSSAARRCSRRRSVHLVTMVTATFLLCFLPYHVIRSLHLHAVCGGWNCEVTVALQRAVVVTLCLAASNSVVNPLLYYYSTRTFRDKLRDAQSSLLINRGGSIRSGLALVRRRNTWTPGGS is encoded by the exons cacaCCTGGTCAACACTCCCATTGGCAGCGGCGGCGGCAACAACTCCTCGAGGGACGTGGAGTCGCTGTTGGCGTGTTTCCATGACGACGATGCCTTCAAGTACCGCGCCTACACCTACAcctacctgctgctgtttcctgtgTCGTTTGTCTGCAACATCGGAGCGCTGGTGGTGTTTTTCCTGCAGAGCAGCCGCAG AAGCTCCGCCTCCTGCGTGGTCATGATGAACCTCGCCCTATCAGATGGCAGCTTCGCCCTCACCCTCCCGCTGCGATTGGCTTATTATTTCAGGGGCGGAGTCTGGGACTTCCCTGATTGGCTGTGCCGACTGTGCGTCTACGGCTTCTATGTCAATCTGTACacgag catcctcttcctcactctacTGAGCATGCTCCGTTGGCTCGCCGTGGCGCGCCCCCTCCAGCACCGCACTCTGGCCACGCCCACTCGCTCCCTATTGGTCTGTCTGGGAGTCTGGCTGTTTGTGGCTGTGGCCTCCGCCCCCTTCCTGACCAATGGGGTGACAAACAG GTCGGGGTTTCGTCGTTGCTTCGAGCCGTCCAGCCCCTCCTCCTGGGGGCGTGTCCTGATCTTAAACTACGTGGCCTTCGCTCTTGgcttcctcctccctttcctcacCATCATCGTCTGCTACAGCAGAATCGTCCGTCGCCTGACGGCCCGCTCCGACCTCCAACTCCACGGCAGCAGCCCGTCCAGCGCCGCTCGCCGCTGCAGCCGACGCCGCTCGGTGCAcctggttaccatggtgacgGCGACCTTCCTGCTGTGCTTCCTGCCCTACCACGTGATTCGATCCCTGCACCTGCACGCCGTGTGCGGCGGCTGGAACTGTGAGGTCACGGTGGCGCTGCAGCGGGCCGTGGTGGTGACGCTGTGTCTGGCGGCGTCCAACAGTGTGGTCAACCCGCTGCTGTATTACTACTCCACCAGGACGTTCAGAGACAAGCTGAGGGACGCTCAGTCCTCCCTGCTGATAAACAGGGGGGGGTCCATCAGGTCAGGACTGGCTCTGGTGAGGAGAAGGAACACCTGGACACCTGGAGGGTCCTAG